A genomic region of Vitis vinifera cultivar Pinot Noir 40024 chromosome 7, ASM3070453v1 contains the following coding sequences:
- the LOC132254113 gene encoding uncharacterized protein LOC132254113: MASTRETRQNMEVIKKKLFRSAMQGKWDEVVNIYKENEEVHMAKITKSGDTALHVAVSDDQARIVEQLLLIIRGKAKVKEVLKIQNERGNTILHLAASMGSMEMCKCIADALPDLIGARNHDSETPLFLAALHGKKEAFICLDEICGLDKGNTYCRRNDGDTILHCAIAGEYFDLAFQIISRYKNLVNSVNEQGLSPLHLLATKHSAFRSGSHFRWFTNIIYHCIFVEKLEEETFKQEEAIVKTFDEEKDPLCPENYQTCINFLRLPWSALTILFDPGNRPNTNLEQSDQKTTNANTGKDPGTGGQADLEDPSGNQSNMKAKGELQSQGHQLIPSNYHTCFNIIKFVFKAILVILGFGKPFHTILYTNPLDFNCPAVKKVRQKKEKHVWAAQILDELLCHASFYEYEDNGRNPQQPSQKKDADTTPYSISDDHGVSFDNTLESQHLPGGTAAQPSSATNQQGEDKGAPADRSSPEAQRKQNDNGKNKKNEQDKKKPSEMERKETPLLVAAKNGVVEIVERILELFPVAIHDKDYQKKNIVLLAVEYRQPHVYELLVKRKVLKDAVFRHVDIDGNSALHLAAMLGENKPWLIPGAALQMQWEIKWYEFVKRSVPQHFFVRCNQKGETAKDIFTEKHMDLVQAGGEWLFKTSESCSVVAALIATVAFATSSTVPGGVKEKVGTPTLEDEPAFDIFAISSLVALCFSVNAVIMFLAILTSRYQERDFRIYLPRKLLVGLTSLFVSIASMLISFCAGHYFVLMDKLQYTAILVYAVTCLPVIFFAVAQFPLYFDLMWATFKKVPQRSYKVAPL, translated from the exons ATGGCTTCTACTCGGGAGACAAGACAAAATATGGAGGTGATTAAAAAGAAACTGTTCAGAAGTGCCATGCAGGGTAAATGGGATGAAGTTGTGAACATAtataaggaaaatgaagaagttcACATGGCCAAAATCACAAAATCAGGGGACACAGCATTACATGTAGCAGTTTCTGATGACCAAGCGCGTATTGTGGAACAGCTACTACTCATTATCCGGGGTAAAGCTAAGGTCAAGGAGGTTCTCAAGATACAAAATGAGCGAGGGAATACCATTCTCCATTTAGCAGCATCTATGGGGAGCATGGAGATGTGTAAGTGCATTGCTGATGCACTCCCGGACCTGATTGGCGCCCGCAACCATGACAGTGAGACTCCTCTCTTCTTGGCTGCACTACATGGGAAGAAAGAAGCTTTTATTTGCCTCGATGAAATATGCGGATTGGATAAGGGCAACACTTACTGTAGGAGGAATGATGGTGATACCATTCTTCATTGTGCCATCGCGGGAGAATACTTTG ATTTGGCTTTTCAAATAATTAGCCGGTACAAGAATCTTGTTAACTCCGTAAATGAGCAAGGATTGTCGCCTCTCCATCTCCTGGCCACCAAACATTCTGCTTTCAGAAGCGGGAGTCATTTTCGATGGTTCACCAACATCATATATCACT GTATATTTGTTGAAAAGCTTGAGGAGGAAACATTCAAGCAGGAGGAAGCTATCGTAAAAACTTTTGATGAAGAAAAGGATCCTCTATGTCCAGAGAACTACCAAACATGCATCAATTTCCTCCGATTGCCCTGGTCGGCCTTGACAATACTAT TTGATCCTGGAAACCGTCCAAACACAAATCTTGAGCAATCAGATCAGAAGACTACCAATG CTAATACCGGAAAAGATCCAGGAACTGGTGGGCAAGCTGATCTGGAGGATCCCAGTG GAAACCAATCAAACATGAAGGCGAAAGGAGAATTGCAGTCACAAGGGCATCAACTGATTCCCTCCAATTACCACACTTGCTTTAATATAATCAAGTTTGTATTCAAGGCAATATTAGTAATTCTCGGATTTGGTAAGCCTTTCCATACCATCCTTTACACCAATCCTTTAGACTTCAATTGTCCA GCCGTAAAGAAGGTCCGGCAGAAAAAAGAGAAGCACGTATGGGCTGCACAGATCTTGGATGAACTTCTTTGTCATGCTTCTTTTTATGAGTACGAAGATAATGGAAGAAATCCTCAACAACCATCACAGAAGAAAGATGCTGACACAACACCTTACAGCATCTCGGATGATCATGGTGTTTCTTTTGACAACACCTTAGAAAGTCAGCATCTACCGGGAGGCACAGCAGCTCAACCTTCTTCAGCAACTAATCAACAGGGTGAAGATAAAGGAGCTCCCGCTGATCGAAGCTCACCAGAAGCTCAGCGAAAACAGAATGACAATggtaaaaataagaaaaatgaacaaG ATAAGAAGAAACCATCGGAAATGGAGAGAAAAGAGACACCCTTATTAGTTGCAGCAAAGAATGGTGTGGTGGAAATTGTGGAGAGAATTCTAGAACTTTTTCCAGTGGCCATCCATGACAAGGATTACCAAAAAAAGAACATTGTGTTGTTGGCAGTGGAGTACAGGCAACCCCATGTTTATGAGCTGTTAGTCAAAAGAAAAGTCCTCAAGGACGCCGTGTTTCGGCACGTGGACATAGATGGCAATAGTGCACTACATCTGGCTGCAATGCTTGGAGAGAATAAGCCTTGGCTTATACCTGGTGCCGCTTTGCAGATGCAGTGGGAAATAAAGTGGTACGAG TTTGTTAAGAGGTCCGTGCCACAACATTTCTTTGTACGCTGCAACCAGAAGGGTGAGACTGCAAAGGATATCTTCACCGAGAAACACATGGATCTTGTCCAAGCTGGTGGTGAATGGCTATTCAAAACCTCTGAGTCATGCTCCGTGGTGGCAGCCCTCATTGCAACCGTGGCCTTTGCAACGTCTTCCACTGTGCCAGGTGGGGTGAAAGAAAAAGTTGGAACACCAACGCTAGAAGACGAGCCGGCATTTGACATTTTTGCCATATCTTCTCTTGTCGCGCTTTGTTTCTCAGTCAATGCTGTGATCATGTTTCTTGCCATTCTAACCTCTCGATACCAAGAGAGAGATTTTCGCATCTACTTGCCAAGGAAACTTCTAGTAGGCTTGACATCGCTCTTTGTGTCCATAGCTTCGATGCTAATCTCTTTCTGTGCCGGACATTACTTTGTCCTTATGGATAAACTGCAATACACTGCCATTCTTGTATATGCAGTAACCTGCCTTCCAGTAATCTTCTTTGCCGTGGCACAGTTTCCTCTGTACTTCGATCTTATGTGGGCCACTTTTAAGAAGGTGCCACAGCGAAGCTACAAGGTGGCTCCTCTCTAA
- the LOC100244179 gene encoding chlorophyllase-1 — protein MAALEARPAPAAATDVFKRGNYTAKPITTCNAPKTLFIVTPDTEGTYPVLLFLHGYNICPCCYTNLLEHISSHGDIVVAPRLLSLCSLYGRPDINSAAEVANWLSSGLQSVLPENVVPDLSRLALAGHSRGGYLAFALALGNANVSMNLKFLTLIGIDPVAGANKCMKMCPKILTGVPHSFILDIPVMVIGTGLGGESVIGCIPCSCAPDGLNYAEFFNECKDNCLGFVIPDYGHMDMLDDDYCTNCIGTSIGAIMGSMCKSGKGDKTSMMECVGGLVVAMLMAHLEGETGDLDAIVDEPGIAPVKLEVMEDSEP, from the exons ATGGCAGCGTTAGAAGCTAGGCCTGCACCGGCGGCAGCAACAGATGTTTTTAAGCGAGGAAACTACACAGCGAAACCCATAACAACTTGTAACGCTCCAAAGACATTGTTTATTGTAACACCAGACACTGAAGGAACATACCCAGTTCTCCTGTTTCTTCATGGCTACAACATCTGCCCCTGCTGCTATACGAACCTCCTTGAGCATATTTCTTCTCATGGAGATATTGTTGTGGCTCCTAGG TTACTCAGCCTATGTTCTTTGTACGGCCGACCGGATATCAACTCTGCAGCGGAAGTCGCCAACTGGTTAAGCTCAGGCCTTCAATCTGTGCTCCCAGAAAATGTTGTTCCAGACCTAAGCAGGCTCGCCCTTGCAGGCCATAGCAGAGGGGGTTATCTAGCATTTGCTCTTGCACTGGGGAATGCCAACGTATCCATGAATCTCAAGTTCTTAACCCTAATAGGTATAGACCCGGTTGCTGGGGCAAATAAATGCATGAAAATGTGTCCAAAGATCCTAACTGGTGTCCCTCATTCCTTCATTCTGGATATCCCGGTTATGGTAATCGGTACGGGTCTTGGGGGCGAGTCTGTCATCGGCTGCATACCATGTTCTTGTGCTCCTGATGGGCTCAACTACGCGGAGTTTTTCAACGAGTGCAAGGATAATTGCCTTGGCTTTGTTATTCCAGATTATGGTCACATGGACATGTTAGATGATGATTATTGCACCAATTGCATTGGAACATCCATTGGGGCGATTATGGGTTCCATGTGCAAGAGTGGGAAGGGTGATAAAACATCGATGATGGAGTGTGTAGGTGGGCTTGTCGTGGCCATGCTGATGGCTCATTTGGAAGGGGAGACTGGAGACCTGGACGCCATTGTTGATGAACCTGGTATTGCTCCTGTCAAGCTTGAGGTTATGGAGGACTCAGAACCATAA